The genomic segment CAAACACCGGCGGGTTCTGAGGCCAAGACGGCACCGTGGCCGGCAACACCGCTCCCCGCGCGCGCACGGGATCCGGCAGCACCTGCACGACGCCCTCGCGGCGGCCCAAGGCCTGCCGGACCGCGCGGCGCACCAGCTGATGAATGGCCTCATTCGCGGCAAACCGGATTTCCCGCTTGGCCGGATGCACGTTCACATCCACGCTATCGGAATCGATCTCGAGAAACAGGACAAACTGCGGCTGGTGCCCTTTGGCCAAAAACGACCCGTAGCCTTCGGCCACCGCATGGAGGATCGCCGCATTGCGGACCGGCCGGCGATTGACGAACAACTCTTGCGGGGTCCGTGAGGCTTTGGCATGGTTGGCATCGATGATCATCCCGCTGATCGCCGCCCCGGGCTGCTCCCCCTGCACCGCCACCGCGCGGTCGAGAAACATCTGCCGATACACTTGGCCGATACGATCCTCAGCCGTGGACACGGCGGGGTAATTCAACACCTCTTGCGCATTACTCGTGAGCTTGAAGTGCACCGACGGCCAGGCCAGCGCCGCCTGCTGCACCACATGGGTAATGTGGGAAGATTCCGTGGGCATCGACTTCAGAAACTTCTTCCGGGCAGGCTGGTTATAAAACAGCTCCGCGACCTCGATGCGCGTGCCCACGACCGGCGGCGCATCGAGCACCTGCTGGAGCTGCCCACCGGCCAGTTGCAGATCGGTGCCGACGGCGTCCCCTTTGGCCGCGGTCACCAGCCGGACCTTGGACACCGAGGCGATACTCGGCAGCGCCTCCCCGCGAAACCCCATCGTGCGGATCGACCAGAGATCCCGGTCCGAGCGAAGCTTGCTGGTGGCATGCCGTCCAAAGGCCTGCGGCGCATCGGTCCGGGTCATTCCCTCGCCGTCGTCCGTCACACGGATCATGGCCAGGCCGCCGTCCTTCACATCGACGGTGATCGTCCGGCTGCCGGCATCGAGGCTGTTTTCGATGAGTTCCTTGACCACCGCGGCAGGCCGTTCAATCACCTCGCCGGCGGCGATCCGGCTGATGACGTCGTCCGGCAAGACCTGAATCTTTCCACTGAGGCCGGTCGTCACCATGGGGTCAGGCTCCACGAAGGATGCGGCATGGCTGAGGCACAAGGGCGGCTCGCCGCGCGCCTGCGACGGTCATCGGATATCGGCGAGTTTATTCTTGGCGAGCTTGGCTTCCTCGGACGAGGGAAACTCTTCCAGGACATGCTTGAGATATTTCCGTGATTTGACCAGGTCGCCCGTTTCCGCCGTCGCGAGGCCGAGCTTGTAGAGCGCAGCCGGCACCTTCTCATTTCCCGGATATTCCGTGACCAGATATTCGAAGGCTTGAATCGCGCGCGCATAGTCTTTCTGATTGTAATACGACTCGCCGAGCCAGTAATGGGCATTCGGGGTCAGCGACGTGCCGGGGAAATCCTTGGTGAACCGCTGAAACCCGGACACCGCCAGCTCATACTTCCCATTCAGATAATCGTTATAGGCCAGGTTGAACGCCGCCGTCGGCGTAATCCCCGGCGAACTGGGAATAATCGGCGCGCTCTCTACCTGCGCCTGAGGCTTGCTCGGCTTGGCTAGTTTCGGCGCCTCGGACGGAACCGGATCCAGCTTGGAGACCGGGCTCCCTGGCCCCTCTTCAAGCTTGGCCAGCCGGGCTTCGATCTTTTGAAGCCGCGCGGCGAACTCCTCGAATCGGGCCTTTCCCGGCTCCGCGTCCTTCACCCGCTCAAGGGACTCCAGCCGGCGCAACGCCGCATCGACCCGCTGATGATCCTGCTCCTGCGACTTGGAAATCGTCGAAATCGAATCTCTCAGCTCCACAAAATCGGCATGTTTGGCGCAACCCGTCAGCATCAACAGCTGGCACACACCCGCCACAGACCATAGATAGCACTGCGCACGTGACGACAGCATCTCTACCGCCCCTCCTTCAACTGCACCAGCTTGTCGGACGCTTTGCCAGCCTCCGGAGTCCTGGGATACAAGGTCACCACCTGTTTGAATGCCGAGGAGGCCCGCTTCTTATCCTTCAACGCGAGATACGCATAGCCCTTCTTCAGAAGGGCCGCCGGGACTTTCTCACTGCGGGGATAATCCAGCTCCACCTTGTCATAGGCGTCGATCGCCTTCTTATACTCTTTCGAACCGTAATAGGACTCACCCAGCCAATACCGGGCATTCGGAGCCAGATCCGAGTTGGGATAACCGGCCAAGAATGCGGCGAAGCCATTTCGCGCGGCCTCCAAATCTCCGTTGCGAAACAGCGCCAACACCCGTTCATACTGCTCCCGGTCCGCCGCGACCGATGAGCGGGCGGGCTCGACGGCTGGCGCCTCCGCCGGAGCAACCAGTGCTGCAGGCGGTGTGGCTACCGACGAGGAGTCCTCGCTCGAGGACACCGGCGACGGACTTGCGGCCATAGCCTGCTCGGAATCCTGCGCCGCCCGCTCCGCCCCGCCGCCCTCCGGCGCAGCAACCGGCTGAGAGCGCTGGGCATGCTTCCCATTGGCCTGCCGCCCACCGGCCTTCTGGCTCACCTGATCGACCGACCGAGCCAGCGCGTCAAGCCGGCGGTCCTGCTCTTCAAAACGGGAGGCCACCTTGTGATTCATCGACTCCAGGGTTTTCGCGACGGAATCCACGCTTTTCTTGACCGTTTCGACGTACCCCGTCATCGACTTATTGGCGTCATTCACATAGGCGGCCGTCTCCCGGCTGCTGGCCTCCAGCTTGGCCGCCAGGCTCTTCGAGGCCTGCTCTTCCTGCCCGACTCGTTCATTCAATCCGGTCAGCGCCTCTTTGAACCCGGTCAGCGCTTGATTGAACTGCGTGAACTTCTGAGACACCTGATCCAAACGGTGCTGGCTCTCGCCCAACCCCTTTTGCTGATCATCGAGCTTCGCATCCACCCGCTTGGCCATGTCTTCATTGGTCTTCTTCACGACCCCGGCCAGGTGCTCTTTCATCCCCTCGATCGCCTTGGACACATCTTCGGACATTTTATCGAGACGGGCATTTACCTTCGCATCCTGGGTATCGAGACTCTTCTGAAGCCACTGATACCGCGTCGTCGTATCGGCTTCCAGCTTGGCCGCCAGCTGCTCGATCTTCTTTGTCTGCAGCTCCAGCTGGGCCGCGCGATGCTTGATATCTTCCTGCTTGGCTTGGAGTTCCTGCGCCTGATGCTGAGCCTTCTCCAATTCACCCCGCAATTGCGGCAACTCTTGGTCGCGCAACGACGAGATCTCCTGGCTCTGCCGGGCTCTGGCCTGCGAGAACTGCTCATCTTGCTGCTTGATTCTTTGCTCCGCCTTCTTTAAATCGGCCTGTTGCGCAACGCATCCGGACAACAGTGTGATGAACATGACCAACACAAAAGCCACGGAACACCTCACTCCTGAACATTGATCGACGTAACGAAACATCCCGGCCTTTCTCGGCGCAATCGGAGCGGCGCGCCCTTGCTATTTCCCGGTCTTCACCACGACATGTCCGCGGCGATTCTGTGCGTAGCAGGCCTCATCGCGCTCTTTGCAGAACGGCCGTTCCTTGCCATACGACACCACGCCTACCCGGCTCGCGCTCACCCCGAGCTCGACTAAATAATTCCGCACCGCCTTCGCGCGCTTTTCACCCAACACCAAATTGTAGGCGGAGGTCCCGCGCTCGTCGCAGTGCCCTTCGATCTTCAGGCTCGCACCGGCATTCGCCTTGATCCACTCGGCATCGCGCGACAAGGCCTGGCGGCCGTCTTCGGAGATGGCGAAGCTGTCATAGGCGAAAAACACATCCCGCAATCCGGCGGCATCCGCCGCGGCTTGTTCCGATCGAATCGCATCCATCTGGCGGCCGCTCTGGGATGGATCGAGCTTGGCCATCATCGTCCCGTTTGTCACACGCTCTTCAGAGGGACTCTTCCCTCCTGCGACCGCATCCAACCCTCGCAGTCCCCCGGTCGCGCCGGCATCTCTGTTAGACAACGTGGTGTCAGGAAAATTCGACCCGACGCCTCCGCCACTCGTCCCTTTATCGGCATTGGCCGCTCCTTGCTGCGAAGACTGGGCATCCCCACCGGATTGCACGGCTTTCTTTGAACAGCCTGGCCCGGCCATGAGCAGCACCACCGCTGTCATCGATGCATACCAAATCACTCCTGTTGTCCGCATATCTTCTCCCCTCCCTCTAAAAAGACATCCGCTGGCCACCCCAGCCAAACATCATCACATGATTGTTGCACTGTTCACTTGGCACGCATCATGACGCCGGCGACCAGGCCGGCGCACTGTTATGTACCCCAGTGAACGTCACCCGCTCAAGATCTTTGCCATCGGCATTGATCATGTAAATCTGGCTTTTTCCGTCAGCCGTTGAACTAAACACCAGATGACGGCCGTCCGGCGACCAGGACGGCGAATCGTCCACCCCCGGCCCCGTCGTCAACTGCACCCGCTTCTGTCCGTCCGGCGTAATGAGACACAGTTTATACTCTTTTTTTGGCGTCCGGCACACATAGGCAATCCAATTCCCCCGCGGCGACCAAGCCGGCGCGGCGTTGTAGTCTCCTTCAAAGGTCAAGCGCCGCACGTTCGAGCCATCGGCGCTGATCAGGAAAATCTGCGGCCCACCACTGCGGTCCGATGCGAACGCCAGCTCCCGTCCCGACGGCGCCCAGGAAGGCGAGAGATCGCCGGAAGCATGAGTCGTCATCCGCTGCAACGCCTTGGTTCTGGTATCCAGCCGATACAGCTCCGAATTCCCTTCATAGCTCGACGCAAACGCGAGGAAGTTCCCGTCCGGCGACAGAGCGGGCGTAATATTGAGCCCGCTCAGCGAGACCATGGTCCAGCGCTTCCCCGTTGCCAGCTCGATCATGTCGATATCCTGCGTATTCCGGTTGCGATAGGCCGTAAAGACGAGGAATCGCCGATCGGGCGACCAACGCGGCATCAAATTCAGAAACCCGTCGGACGTCACCTGGCGCGGCTCATACCCATCGTAATCCATCACGAACAACTCGCGCGCCGATCCCTGTTCTGACACGTAAGCAATTTTCGTGCGGGCGATCCCAGGCTCTCCCGTATACCGGAACACCAATTCATCCGCAAACCGATGCGCCATCAAACGGGCCACGGAGGAGGACCCGACATAGCGCTTGCCGCCGACCACCTCGTTGCTCCCCCCGTCATAGACAAACCCCTCCATGCTGATATCCGCGTCTTTATCCCCCTCTTTCAAGCCCGCTTTCCCCCACACCAGCACCGACGCGCCGCCCTCCACCGCCTGCTTGAATGCGGGATTCGGCACCGTCCCCACATCTTTGAATCCGAGACCCGGCACATCCACCAGCGTAAACACCAATGAGCGGCGGATATCGGACTTCAAGACCTCTTCCAGCCGGCCCCCCAGCCATTCAGGCCCTCCGGCATTCTGAATCCCGATCACCCCCACGGGAATTTTCTGAAAATCCGGGCGCGTCGCTTCCAGAAAGACATCGGTCGCGCCGGACTCAATGATGCCGATGGCTCCTACCAGGGCACAACAGGTCAGCAGAAGACAGGTTCTGAGTCTCATGGATTATCCGTTCGGCTCCCCGACTGTGAAGGTAAAGTGCGCATCAAAAAAGGACTCTGTCAGCTCGGGCGGAAACCCCGGCAAAGGCTCGGCATTCATGACTGCCCGCTTGCCGGCCAAGTCGTAATATTCATTGCCTGAAGACTGCTCGATGGCCACGCCGCTGACCGTTCCATTCCGGTGCAGCCGGAACTTGACGACCACCGAATAGACCTGAGCGGTCACATCGACCTGTGGGGCAGACCATACACTACTGACCTTTTGCCGTACCCGTGCCAGATACGCGCTGGCCCCCGACGTACTCCCAGGCACCTTGAGCACCGTATCGACCGCTTTGACGCTTGGAATCTTGGTTTCACGCTGGGGCGCAGACTTCGCCGGCGCCTCCGCCAGCAACGGCTTCGACTCCTTTGGCAGCTCCACCTTCTTGATCTTGCTCAGTTCCTCGTCCAGCTCCCGATTCATCTCCTCGCTCAACGACGTTCGCGGCTTGACCTCGGATGGCTTCCTGGGAAGCTCTTTGGCATCCTGAGCAACCGGCACATCGGGCAGCTTGAGCTTCGAGACGGCAGGCGCCACCGGTTCATGAACTTTTTTCGGCCGATCGGTCGGGCTAAAATCTCCAAACTTCGGAGCGTCCGGAGGCAGGTCCACCCCCTTCATCAAGTCTCGCATCGGATCATGGGCCGGCCTCGCCGGGGCCGCCGGTTCAGGTCTCGCAACGGGCGGAGCCACAGGCGCCATTTTGACCGGCGGCGCCGGAGCGGGCGGCTTGGCAGCCTCGACCGGCTTCGCAGGAGCCTTGACCGGCTCCGGCATTTTGACCGAAGGCGCCGGCAACGACGCGAGGGAGACTTCGATGGACGCCAGCGGCTGTTCTCCATGCCGGGGCCACCGGACCCAGGTGACCGCCACCAACACCACCACGTGCAGGACCATGGACCAGACCACCGCCAGCCGGAGATGACGGGCGACCCGCCCCTGCACATCCTCATCCAGCCACGCGTGCGATTGTGCGGAAGCCTGCACCATAGCGATTCAGGACTCTAGTTCTTTCGACGAGGGGACGACGCATCCGTCACCCGCTCAGGCCCGGTCGGATCCGTCACCATGCCCAGCTTCTCGATGCCGGCCTTCTTCACCCCATCCATCACCTGCACCACAATGCCGTAGGGGACATCACGATCGGCCCGCAGATAGAGCGCCACATCCGCATGTTCTTCTTTCAGCAGCCTGAGCTTGCGCTCCAGCTGCGCCACACTGACCTGATCTTTGTCCAGATAGAGCCGTTGGTCTTTTTCAATGGTAAGGACGGCGCGGATCTCCGGCTTGATCGTATTGGACGCCGACTTCGGCAAGGTGATATCCATTCCACGATACAACATGGGCGCCGTCACCATGAAGATGACGAGCAGGACCAGCACCACATCGACCAGCGGAATAATGTTGATCTCCGCCATGAACCGGCGCTGGCGGGTTTCCAGAATCATCCCTTGGCTCCGACCGATCCCGGTTTCGATTTGGGGGACAATAAGGCAAGAAGCTCCACGGTCACCGTATCCATCCGGAAGGCCGTGCGGCGAATGCGCGACAGAAAATAATTATACGCCATGACCGCGGGAATCGCCGTAAACAATCCGGCGGCCGTGGCCACCAGCGCTTCCGACACACCCGGCGCCACCGCTGCAATACTGGCGGTCCCCTGCGAGCCGATTTCCCGGAACGAATCGATAATGCCCATGACGGTCCCCAGCAACCCGACAAAGGGGCTGATATTGCCGGTCGTCGCCAGAAACGGCAGATACGATTCGAGCTGCGACAGCTGGCCTTGGGCAAGATGCTGCGCCGTGCGCTCCATGACATGGCGGTCCACGGCCGGCGCGCTGCCGCCATCCTGAGCGCCCTGCCCCGTCCCCACCCGGTCCACGACGCCATGAAATATTTTGGCGCAGGGGCTCCCGGCGGAACGATAGGCGTGGCGCGCCACCTCGTCCACATCCTTGGCCTTCGACAAGACCGCCATGAAACGGAGGTCTTCGGCATCAGCCGACCGGAACATGTTCCACTTGAGGAGAATGACCGCCCAAGAGAGGACTGACAACAAAAAGAGCAGGAAAAGAACGACTTTCGACACCATCCCCAGTGACCCGAGAAGACCCATGGGACCTGACTGGAACATAGGGCGCTAGCGTCTCCCTCCTTGAATCATGACACACCGTGGTGTGATGGAGTGTACCAAACTTTGGAGAAAATGGCGGGGCCGACGGGATTTGAACCCGCGACCTCCAGATTGACAATCTGGCGTCCTAACCAGGCTGAACGACGGCCCCTCGAGACTCTATATTTGGCGGATGATCGGAACGACAAGACGATATCTAGCGGTCGGTCGATTCCAAAACTTAAAATGGCTATATCTTCTTTCTTCGCCCTGTCCTCGCACACCAGTCTGCCGTGGTAGGCGGAACAGGGATCGAACCTGTGACCTCTGCCTTGTAAGGGCAGCGCTCTCCCAATTGAGCTATCCGCCCGATTGTCCTCACAAGATTCGCGGATGCTACCAAGTCCATCGGAGCTTGTCAATCGATTCTCGCACTATTCTTGCAGTTTTCTGGCGCACCGAGAAATATTTTTCTCAGCCATCCGCTCAGGCTTTGGCACGCCGCGCCTGCCGGGGGAAAAACTTCCGATGCACCTGCGTCAGCCGCCCGCGTTCGACATGCGTATAGATCTGCGTCGTCGCAATGTTCGCATGGCCCAGCATCACCTGCACGGCGCGCAGATCGGCGCCGCCCTCCAATAAATGCGTGGCAAACGAATGGCGGAGCATGTGGGGAGAAATCGGCTTGGCAATCCCCGCGCGCCTGGCCCGCTGCCGCACAATTTTCCAGAAGGCCTGTCTGGTCAGCGCCCCGCCGCGCCGCGAAACAAAGAGCGCGCGCGACGACCGCCGCCGAAGAATGACCGGCCGCACCTGCTCGAGATACTGCACCAGCGCCTCGCGCGCGGCCTCTCCAATCGGCACCAGCCGCTCTTTCGCCCCTTTTCCGTACACCCGCACACATCCGACCGTGAGATCCAGCCGCGCCAGCTCCAGCGCAACAAGCTCCGACACCCGCAACCCCGAGGCATACATCAGCTCCAGCATCGTCCGATCGCGCGCATCCTCGACCGTCTGCACCGCCGGCAACTCCAGCAAGGCCGTCACTTCCGCCATCGTCAAGGTACCCGGCAGCTTGATCCCCCGCCGCGCCGTGGCAAGATCCCGAGTCGGATTGGCCTCAATAATCCCCTCACGCACCAGAAACCGAAACCACCCGCGCAGCGCGGACACCGTCCTCGCCATCGAAACCGGCGACAGGCCCTCCGCATTCAATGATGCGAGAAATCCCACCACCTGCGGCGGGGACACCGGCGCATCCATCGGGAGTTGCTGCCGGTTCAGAAACGCTTGCAGCTTGGAGAGATCACGCCGGTATGCCTCCAGCGTATTGGTCGCCAGCCCTCCCTCGACACGAAGGTGGCTCAGGTACCGCTCAGCCAGCGGGTCAAGATTCTGCTCGAGAAGTTGTGCCATCGATCAATACGCACCGGACCGTGAACATGCACACCGGGGATCTGCCTCCGCGGCAAACTATAGCCAACTCTCCCGGGTGAACTCAATGAAACGACCGGCAGATCTCCTTGACACCCTCCACCCTTTCCGATACTAGTCACTCGGTGCCACAACAACCATCACCCACATATTCAACACCCACATGCCAGTCCAGATGACAGACCGACGATATCCGCATCTCTACGCCATGGTGGCACTCCTCTTCACCTGCCTCACCCTCGCAGGCATCTCAACAGACACCCTCCTGGCGGCCGATCTCAAATCTCCGGCAGCCGATCCTCCCATCCTGACTCAGGCCAAACGCCTCATCGACAAGGGAGATCCGGAATCCGCCGCCACCGTACTCCGCCGGTATTTGGCGACCTCGCCTCGCGCCGAATACCTCGACGACACCTATCTGCTCCTGGGAGCGGCCCTCTTCGACCTGAAGGAATACCCGGACGCCTTGAAAGTCTTGAATCAACTTTACACCGAGTTTCCCGCCTCGGAATGGAGCGACCGGGGAAAGGTGCTGCTTGCCAAGACCCATGCCGCCATGGGGAACATCGATCTGGCGTTGCCCCTCCTCACCCAGCTACGGACCGGCGCAGCCGCCGATGACACGAAACGGGAAGCCCGCAAGCTGACGGCAGAGTTTCTGGCCCAGAAAAAAGACTACGTCCGGGCGATTCAAGCCCTCCTCGAAGAGGCCGCGGAAGGAACGGATGAGCAGGTTGCCGATACACGAAACCAGATTCGTGAATTTCTCACCGAGAAACTCGACAAGAACGCGCTCCTCCGGATACGAGAACTGTATCCGAAGGCATTTCCCGGCGACCTGGCCTCGATCCGGCTGATCGAAATCTATACCGAGCGGGGAGAAGACCATCTCGCGGAACGGCAGATTCAGCAATTTCTCAAGCAATTTCCCAATCACCCGTACGAGCCCAAAGCGACGGAAGCCCTGGCGCAGTTGAAGGCCCGGCTCAAGACGAATCAATACTCCATAGCCGCCGTCCTTCCACTTTCGGGCCGTCTCGCCCCCTTCGCCAACGAAATTCTAGAAGGCATCCAGCTGGCAGTCGAACGCGCGCGTGAACAAGCAGGCGCCCCGTCCGTCGGCCTGCTGGTCAAAGACAACGAATCGGACCGAGCCTCGTTCATCGAAGACCTCGCTACCCTCTTGAGCGACGACCACCCCTTGGCCGTTATCGGTCCGGTGCTGTCGAAGAACCTCCCGGTGATGGCGGAAATGGCCGAGCGCAGTAAAACGCCCTTGATCACACCGGCAGCCACCTTCCCCAACGTCCGCCGCCTGGGCAGTTATCTCTTCAGCACCACCCTGACCTACGGGCTCCAAGCCACACGCATCGCGGACTACGCGCTCAAAGAACAAGCGTACCGCCGGTTCTGCATTCTCTACCCGGATACCATCTACGGGCGCGAACAGGCCCGCCTCTTTGCACAGGAAATCCGGCAGCGTAACGGCGAAATCATTGCCATGGAATCCTTCAAGGAAGGCGACACGGACTATTCGGCGCAGATCAAGCGGTTGAAGGAAGAAGATCTGAAGAAATACGGACTGGCCGTCCCCTACGACCCGTCACGGCCGGCCGGGAAACCGATCGGGAAAACCGAGAAACGAATTCTCTACACTCCGGGATTCGACGCGGTCTTTATCCCCAGCCGGGCGAGCGAGATCGGCCTGCTGGCGGCCCAGCTCGCCTTTCATGATGTGAAAGTCCCGCTCTTGGGCACCAATGGCTGGAACTCCCCGGACTTCCTCCGCACCGCGGACCGCACCGTCGACGGCGCCGTCTTTGTGGACGGATTCTTCGCGGACAGTCCGAGCGCCGCCGTGCAGGAGTTCGTCCAGCGCTACCAGAAACGGTTTTCCGGCACGCCGACGCTCTTTACCATGCAAGGCTACGACGCCGCCAGACTCGTTCTCGAAGCGGTCCGCCACGGCGCCACCTCAGGGGACGCGGTGCGCGCGTTTCTGACCACGCAACAAGACTTGCCCACGCTCCTGGGACCGGCCAGCTTCGGACCGGAAGGCACCTTGCACCGGCCCCTCTTTCTCCTGCAAGTCAAACACGGTAAATTTGTGCAGCTCAACTAACCGGACCGGACATGGACACCCTCGCCCCGATCATTCATAAAATCTCCTACATGGCGCTCCCGCTGCTGTTCGCCATGGTGTTCCATGAATATGCGCACGGATGGGTGGCCGACAAGTGCGGCGACCCCACCGCCAAGCTGCAGGGCCGGCTCACCTTTAACCCGATCGCGCACATCGATCCCCTCGGCACCATTATTCTTCCCTTGATCTGCCTGGCCCTGCCCGGCGGCTTTCTCCTCGGATGGGCCAAGCCGGTCCCCATCGATCTGCGCAACATGCGGCAGCCCCGGCGCGACATGGCCCTCGTTGCCGCGGCCGGGCCAGGCATGAATCTCCTGCTCGCCACCCTCAGCGCCCTGCTCGTGGCCGGGCTCCTGGCCGTCGATCCGACCCTGTTGCAGCAAGAGACCGCCGCGCGCGACTCCACATCCTCGAGCCTGGCCACCATGATCCTGCTGCCCGTTTCCGTCATGGCGCTGTACTCCGTCCTCATCAACGTCTTTCTGGCGCTCTTCAATTTGATCCCCATCCCGCCGCTCGACGGCGGCCGCATCCTGACCTGCCTGCTGCCTCCACGCCCGGCCCTCGCGCTGGCGAAGCTGGAGCCGTACGGCATGATGATTCTCATGGGCCTTATCGTATTCGACAAAGAACTCCGCGTGATCCACACGATCACCGGCACATTCGCCAACGCCCTGTCGGGCACCATTCTCTCGACGGCACTCGGCTTCGGCACAGGAGTCTTGCAATGACCATCGCACCCAAGAAACGCGTCCTCAGCGGCATGCAGCCCAGCGGATTGATGCACCTCGGCAACTACCTCGGCGCCCTGGAAAACTGGAAGCTGTTGCAAGAAGAGCACGAGTGCTTCTTCTTCGTCGCCGACTGGCATG from the Nitrospira sp. genome contains:
- a CDS encoding penicillin-binding protein activator, with product MTDRRYPHLYAMVALLFTCLTLAGISTDTLLAADLKSPAADPPILTQAKRLIDKGDPESAATVLRRYLATSPRAEYLDDTYLLLGAALFDLKEYPDALKVLNQLYTEFPASEWSDRGKVLLAKTHAAMGNIDLALPLLTQLRTGAAADDTKREARKLTAEFLAQKKDYVRAIQALLEEAAEGTDEQVADTRNQIREFLTEKLDKNALLRIRELYPKAFPGDLASIRLIEIYTERGEDHLAERQIQQFLKQFPNHPYEPKATEALAQLKARLKTNQYSIAAVLPLSGRLAPFANEILEGIQLAVERAREQAGAPSVGLLVKDNESDRASFIEDLATLLSDDHPLAVIGPVLSKNLPVMAEMAERSKTPLITPAATFPNVRRLGSYLFSTTLTYGLQATRIADYALKEQAYRRFCILYPDTIYGREQARLFAQEIRQRNGEIIAMESFKEGDTDYSAQIKRLKEEDLKKYGLAVPYDPSRPAGKPIGKTEKRILYTPGFDAVFIPSRASEIGLLAAQLAFHDVKVPLLGTNGWNSPDFLRTADRTVDGAVFVDGFFADSPSAAVQEFVQRYQKRFSGTPTLFTMQGYDAARLVLEAVRHGATSGDAVRAFLTTQQDLPTLLGPASFGPEGTLHRPLFLLQVKHGKFVQLN
- a CDS encoding site-2 protease family protein, which encodes MDTLAPIIHKISYMALPLLFAMVFHEYAHGWVADKCGDPTAKLQGRLTFNPIAHIDPLGTIILPLICLALPGGFLLGWAKPVPIDLRNMRQPRRDMALVAAAGPGMNLLLATLSALLVAGLLAVDPTLLQQETAARDSTSSSLATMILLPVSVMALYSVLINVFLALFNLIPIPPLDGGRILTCLLPPRPALALAKLEPYGMMILMGLIVFDKELRVIHTITGTFANALSGTILSTALGFGTGVLQ